From the Limosilactobacillus panis genome, one window contains:
- a CDS encoding AzlC family ABC transporter permease translates to MAKAQINPEKARWLEVLGIAMPLCLSYIPIGLACGILLHAAGFNFIMTLVVSIVVFSGGAQFILASLLTINAPLSSIFVTLFFLELRYALLGSSLSKYIKNESQHLIWLFAVSMNDENYAINYLKFATDKKWTPKDALLVEHYSLLSWSVANMVGGLIGSTISINLEVVDFALTALFLYMIVMQVQNHLTLLISLLTAVLAVFFMVLTHNILGVVIATLIASFIGFLIENTVRHHSKVPEKNWFLTKMFRPKITRTTVEDQREHSELKKHDPVEQGKDETNGK, encoded by the coding sequence GTGGCTAAAGCACAAATAAACCCAGAAAAAGCACGGTGGCTGGAGGTCCTCGGAATTGCCATGCCACTATGCCTAAGCTACATCCCTATTGGGTTAGCTTGTGGTATTTTGTTACATGCGGCAGGGTTCAACTTTATCATGACCCTCGTTGTATCAATCGTTGTTTTTTCTGGTGGAGCCCAATTTATTTTAGCTTCATTGCTGACGATTAACGCACCATTATCATCAATATTTGTGACCTTGTTCTTCTTGGAACTACGGTATGCGTTACTGGGTTCTAGTTTATCCAAGTACATTAAAAACGAATCTCAACACCTTATCTGGCTGTTTGCGGTTTCAATGAACGACGAAAACTACGCAATCAACTACCTGAAATTTGCAACAGATAAGAAGTGGACGCCAAAGGACGCCTTACTGGTTGAGCATTATTCACTACTTTCGTGGTCGGTGGCTAACATGGTCGGTGGCCTGATTGGGAGCACGATTTCAATCAACCTTGAGGTGGTCGACTTTGCCTTAACGGCCTTGTTCCTGTACATGATTGTGATGCAGGTTCAAAACCACCTGACCCTGTTAATCAGCTTGCTGACGGCAGTGCTGGCGGTCTTCTTCATGGTTCTGACGCACAACATCCTCGGGGTTGTGATTGCTACTTTGATCGCATCTTTCATTGGTTTTTTGATTGAGAACACTGTTCGTCACCACAGCAAGGTTCCGGAAAAGAACTGGTTCTTAACGAAGATGTTCCGACCGAAGATTACCCGGACGACGGTTGAAGACCAGCGGGAACACAGTGAGCTAAAAAAGCATGACCCGGTAGAACAGGGTAAGGACGAGACAAACGGTAAATAG
- a CDS encoding AzlD domain-containing protein: MEQLLSNVPVLFADIGHNKILYHLVVIVLAAIAAFIPRYFPILFFSTRKIPEWFNEWMKYVPVSLFTALVVKNVFITTAGYHFVPFGHVEQIFAALIVMVIAYFTRSMSISVIGGLVAVWLLSMVI; the protein is encoded by the coding sequence ATGGAACAACTACTTAGTAATGTACCGGTGTTATTTGCTGACATCGGTCACAATAAAATCTTATATCACCTGGTGGTAATTGTATTGGCCGCAATTGCGGCGTTCATTCCGCGGTACTTTCCAATTCTCTTCTTCTCGACGCGGAAAATCCCGGAATGGTTTAACGAGTGGATGAAGTACGTCCCGGTGAGCCTATTCACCGCCCTAGTTGTTAAAAACGTCTTCATCACCACCGCTGGTTATCACTTTGTGCCTTTTGGTCACGTAGAACAAATCTTTGCAGCCTTGATTGTAATGGTTATTGCCTACTTTACCCGGTCGATGTCAATCTCTGTGATCGGTGGGTTAGTTGCGGTCTGGCTGCTGAGCATGGTAATTTAA